The Lates calcarifer isolate ASB-BC8 linkage group LG6, TLL_Latcal_v3, whole genome shotgun sequence genome includes a region encoding these proteins:
- the arhgef16 gene encoding rho guanine nucleotide exchange factor 16: protein MSDSQSDSCVGDHVPLILESQFSTELHIYEPGDECCQPQCPSTPQSETTTPKEDVVDTLVVPQQVVLSTQSPAALKVGTQQLIPKNLAMTSRPKNRHHTTVVTFPIGLEHSSSGTRSRHSTQGPDVSWEDYDSDGGGFALRRNRRNKSYRAAVTSLDIEAMAAGRGGTTTLKPVRENRAPSPSPARSPGRKRTLGRKRKQNHRGSFKDATPRLYQEIRERGLHSTNQDELLDDFVVVEPPVEDQSIVVKSYRPAQLTWSQLPQVKDTGILTLITPQERKRQEAIFEIITSEHSYLHSLGILVRHFKNSEALRKTMTTTEHHHLFSNISVIHQVSQRFFEDLERRHYDNPVIRDISDIVQNHAAHHFEPYIVYCSNETFQQRTLQRLLTSNSAFKETLKQIETSSECGGLPMLSFLILPMQRVTRLPLLLDTICQKTPDRTAEYFAAVWALHAISKLVTSCNDGARRMERTEQMYTIQKQMDFGKIKPFPLVSSSRWLKKRGELAICTEELSIWRAFSNRSYYLFLFNDVLIVTKKKSEESFVVMDYATLENVEVEVVEEAEGRTSSPAKGSSSHHLSFKLQMSKNSEGRSEHISLVAENRVDQARWIVALTEHKQAGVFTCKDGLPQYEATKAYMPKEPDELGLQQAELVIVLRKEEAWCYGERMRDGEKGWFPASCATEITNPTAMENNVQRMKRLRKETNV from the exons ATGTCCGACAGCCAGTCAGACAGCTGTGTGGGCGACCATGTCCCTCTAATTCTGGAGAGCCAGTTCTCCACAGAACTACATATATATGAGCCAGGTGATGAGTGCTGCCAGCCACAATGCCCCTCCACACCCCAGTCTGAAACAACCACACCCAAGGAAGATGTAGTAGACACGCTTGTGGTACCTCAGCAGGTGGTTTTGAGCACCCAGAGTCCTGCAGCGCTGAAGGTCGGCACCCAGCAGCTCATCCCCAAGAATTTAGCCATGACTAGCCGGCCTAAAAACCGCCACCACACCACCGTGGTGACGTTCCCAATAGGACTGGAACACTCCAGCAGTGGGACCAGGAGCCGACACTCGACCCAGGGGCCAGATGTGTCCTGGGAGGATTATGACAGTGATGGAGGTGGTTTTGCTTTGAGGAGGAACCGCAGGAACAAGTCATACAGAGCAGCTGTGACCAGCCTGGATATTGAAGCCATGGCGGCAGGACGAGGGGGTACGACCACACTGAAACCTGTCAGAGAGAACAGAGCACCCAGTCCTAGTCCAGCTCGCAGCCCGGGACGCAAG CGAACCCTggggagaaagaggaaacaaaaccaTCGTGGATCCTTCAAAGACG CTACTCCGCGCCTCTACCAGGAGATCCGTGAGCGAGGCCTACACTCCACCAACCAGGACGAGCTGCTGGATGACTTTGTGGTGGTGGAGCCTCCTGTGGAGGACCAGAGTATCGTGGTGAAGAGCTACCGGCCAGCGCAGCTCACCTGGAGCCAGCTGCCACAG GTTAAGGACACAGGTATCCTGACACTGATTACACcgcaggagagaaagagacaagag GCAATTTTTGAGATAATCACCTCAGAGCATTCGTACCTGCACAGCCTGGGTATCCTGGTGCGTCATTTCAAGAACAGCGAAGCATTGAGGAAAACTATGACGACCACAGAGCACCATCACCTCTTCTCCAACATCTCCGTCATCCACCAAGTCAGCCAACG gttttttgaGGACCTTGAACGGCGTCACTATGACAACCCAGTGATTCGGGACATCAGCGATATTGTTCAGAACCACGCTGCCCACCACTTTGAGCCCTACATTGTCTACTGCTCCAACGAGACCTTCCAGCAGAGGacactgcagaggctgct GACCAGCAACAGTGCGTTCAAAGAGACCCTGAAGCAAATTGAAACGAGCAGTGAATGCGGAGGCCTCCCCATGCTCTCTTTCCTCATCCTTCCCATGCAGCGAGTAACCAGactgccactgctgctggaT ACAATTTGCCAAAAAACTCCAGACAGGACAGCGGAGtactttgctgctgtttgggCACTGCACGCCATCAGCAAG TTGGTCACGAGCTGCAATGATGGAGCGAGGCGgatggagaggacagagcagatGTACACCATCCAGAAACAAATGGATTTTGGTAAAATCAAG CCATTTCCTCTGGTGTCGTCATCGCGGTGGCTGAAAAAGCGCGGCGAGCTGGCCATCTGCACCGAGGAGCTCAGCATCTGGAGGGCTTTCAGCAACAGGAGCTACTACCTGTTTCTCTTCAATGATGTACTGATCGTTACCAAGAAGAAGAG TGAGGAGAGCTTCGTGGTGATGGACTATGCCACTCTGGAGAATGTGGAGGTGGAGGTCGTAGAGGAGGCTGAGGGACGAACATCTTCACCTGCCAAGGGCAGCTCCAGCCACCATCtttcctttaaactgcagatgAGCAAAAACAGCGAGGGGAGATCAGAGCACATCTCCCTGGTGGCCGAGAACAG GGTGGACCAGGCACGTTGGATAGTTGCTCTTACAGAGCACAAGCAGGCAGGTGTCTTCACTTGTAAAGATG GTCTGCCACAGTATGAGGCCACTAAAGCCTACATGCCAAAGGAGCCAGATGAGCTGGGGCTGCAACAGGCTGAGCTTGTCATCGTCTTACGGaaagaggaag CCTGGTGCTATGGGGAGAGAATGCGAGACGGAGAGAAAGGCTGGTTTCCTGCTAGCTGTGCCACAGAGATCACCAACCCCACTGCCATGGAGAACAACGTGCAACGCATGAAGCGCCTGCGCAAAGAAACCAATGTCTGA